Within Thermoproteales archaeon, the genomic segment AAACCTGTAGACTTTGGCGTAGAAACTGACTCCAGCAAACTTGAAGCTTTAATCTACGGTGAGACTAGAAAATGATAATATTTGCCGATTCATCCGCCTATATAGCATATTACAATAAAAGAGATAAAAACCATAATAAAGCCGTATCACTCGTCAAGAAGATAAAAAATAGAGAATTTGGACCTGTAATAATTTACACATCAGACTACGTATTCGACGAAGTCATAACAGCCGTACTAGTTATAACCAAAAACAAGGATTTAGCAATTAAAATAGGAGAATCTATAAAAGCATCAAAAATAACTAAAATCGTAAAAGTTGATGAAGAAATATTTCATAGAGCGTGGGAAATATTCAAAAAACACAGAGATAAGTTTTGGAGCTTCACCGACTGCACATCCTTCGCAATAATGGAGAAAATGAACATTAAAACAGCGTTTACATTCGACAAACACTACAAACAAGCAGGCTTCAACACAATACCATAAAATTCCACAATAGATAGTATTCACGCCCCGCTCCTAAAGATGGCTTATCCATTCTTAAAAAGCTCAACTACATAACCATGGAAATTCTACCACCTATAGAAATTAGAAAAACATAATAGACAATTAGCCTAGTATAGCTATAACCATCAAAGAATTTCCCCAATAAGAAGAATAACATAAACATAATCATCAAACCTACCAATAGCCCAACAACATACCAATCAATTCCAAGACCTATCCATCATAAGATCAACATACCATTAACCAATCTAAAAACTTGCAAGTAGCGAAATAAAAATTAAATTAAAATCCAGAACCCCTAACAGCAATCGCTATAACCGCCACAATTTTCCTAACTCACGTTCTACATCAAATGCAGAAAAGAAACCTCTTCTAAACGATAATTACTTCTATATCTACTATTTTACTCATCGTCTGAAAGTCCTTATCCCTTGTAATTATTTTACCTACTCCATTAGCTAACATTATTCCACCTATCATAACATCTAAAACATTTATCATTTCACCCAGTCTCTCAAGTTTCATCCATATTTCGGAAGCTTTTTCAGCAGCTAATAGATTAAATGTATAGACTGGGTAAGTATTAAACAATTGGCTAAAATATGAAATTTCTCTTTTACCCATGAAGCGTTTTGCCCTAAAAATTTCAAAATATGATATAGAAGCTAAACACGCACCTTCTTTATCAATCAAATCTAAGTAATCCTCCACCTTACCCGGATTTTTAAACAAATCTATTATAAAAGAAGTATCAAGTAAAATCATTAACTCACCTCAATTCCACACGCCTCCTAAATTCAAGCCATGTCTCTTCAAGATATTTTAAAGCTTCACTATCCTTAAGCTTACCAGCAAAAAATCTTATACTAACCCTAGGCCTATCCAACAATCTCTCAATTACATCCGAAAAGCTTTCACCCTTCCTCTTCAACCTAACAAGTTTTTCATACAAATCCTCTCTTATAGTTATCGTCTTCATACATTAATATACTAATACATGAATATATATTCTTAATTTTAAAGCCGCAACGTATATCAATAAGCCTTGCAAAGAAGCGCGCAATTAGAGATAGAGAAGAGCTTAGAAAACTCAAAAGGCTTATAGAAAAGCTGGGAGGTTCTAGCTTTTCTGCAGCAGTAATATACGCTGAATCATAAAAAGTCAACCCCTTGGCAATAGCCAACTTAATAATCCTAGAAGGATCTAACTCATCAAAACGAACAATCTTAACAAACCACTTCTTCATTAAATCCATCAAACCATTCATAATTTCCGTAGAATCATCTAAGCTTATACTCTTCAATAAAAACACCAACCTCCACAAACTATTGCCAACATCACAAAGCTTTGACATCTTTAAAGCAGCTTTCCATTCATCTTAGGCTACTTCTAGCTGCAATAAACCAAAGATACAGTTTCATAGCGGAAAAACAATATACGCCATGCCTGAAACCTACCTGGAAACAAAACGGACTATAATGGTAAATGGAGAATTAAAGTGAAAAAAGGTAAATATTTTTTGATAAGACTTATTAAACTAAAAATATGTAAAATACGTATGGCACATATCACACTTAGTATCCCAAAAGAGCTCTATAAGTTGATGAAGAAGTATAAAGAGGTTAATTGGTCAGAAGTTGCCCGTAGAGCTATTCTAGAAAAACTGTTAACTATAAAAGCTGGAGAAGAAGGAGTGACCAGAGGAGAACTTGTCATGCTACTAGAGGTTGTTGGCGGGAGAATATCTACTAAGAGCTATGATTACAGTAGAGAACTCGAATTATTGGAAAAAATTAAGGAAAGAGAAAAGAAGAGAATTAAGTATCTTAAGGAGCTGGAAGAGTCTTGATACTAGACACCTCCATTGTTATCGAGAAAGTCAAGAAAAAAGAAGAGATAAACGAAAACATCACCTCAATCACTCTAATCGAATACCCGCCAATAAAAGACTACGAGAAGTTCAAGGGTAAAATCTACTTCATCAATGAAAAAGACCAAATACAAGCTATTATAATTCAAACAAAACTCAGAGAACTAGGCTATCCGACGAGCGTAGGAGACTTACTAATAGCATCAATCTGTATCAACAGAAACGAAATCCTACTAACCAAAGATAAAGATTTCCTAATAATCCAAAAAGCCGAACCAAGCCTCAAAATAATTTTAAAAGAATTATTCTAGCAGAACTATTCTTCCAATATTTAGTTCCAATCTAATACATCCGATACGAAGGAAATTACCACTAAAAATAACTTAAAAAGACAAAATATCAACTCCGGATCTTTCCCACTAGAATCTAATCCCTGAGAAATTTAACAATTTCCTGATTATCCTTACTCTCCGCTACAATTCACAAAATCCTCATCTGTTCCATATTTTTAACGAAATTGTTAATAATATGGAATAAATTGTAAATCTTAAATGGAGGAATTAATCAGGAAAGCGGGAGATCTAGGTTTAGAACCAGAGAATGTTATAAGAGAGGCATTTCAGAAGTTAATACTCTACGCAATTGCCTACAACAATTTAGACGATTACTATGTTCTCCAAGGGGGCACGGCTCTCCGATTATTCTATAATTCACCCCGTTACTCTCTCGACTTAGATTTTACCCTGATTAACAGTATTAAAAGAGCAGTAATGGATTTCGAAAAAATAAAGAATACAATAGCTAAAGTACTCAGCTACGAGGGTGTCAATGTAGTTAAAAGAAGAGAAAAAATATTCGAGAATGAGGGCTTCTACAGGTTATTCCTTGACTTCGACACTACGAGGTTGCTGGATAGAAGGATTAGGATAAAAATTGAAGTGTACGAACATAGGTATGAGAAGGTAGTTTTTGATAAAAAAATACTCGATATCGACTATCCCTTAGCTACTTCAGTCGGAATAATAGTTAAAAAGCCGCAGCAATTATTGGCTGATAAAATATCTTCACTCGCGGGAGGCGAGGCGAGAGGCTACATTAGATGGCGAGACGTCTTCGATATATACTGGCTAGTCGTCAAGCTAAAGGCAGGCATAGACAAAAACTACCTCCTCCAAGAGTTCGGTTCATGGATAGAGAAGCCTGAAAACCTCGAAAAAATCCTTAAAAAACTCGAGACCATAACTAGAGAAGGAGATTATTCGGAAATTTTAAAAGAACTTCAAAAACTGCTACCACCCTCTCTATCAAAAGAAGATATGGTTAAGGAATATGTTAAGGTGTCCATGGATATCCTAAATGAGGCATTAATGCTCGTGAGAAGATGAGGTTAAAAGACTGGCTCAAAATACTTGAAGACTTTAAAAAAAGAAGAATAAAGGTAATTCATATATCAGCGCTACAAGTAGCAACAGGGCATAAAAAAAGGTCTTTAACAGTAGCCCTCAACAGGCTAGAAAAAATCGGCTTAATACGCAGAGTAGCCAAAGGATGGATATGCATACAACCATGTGAAATATGGGAAATCGTCAGAACAGTCTTCCCCTCAGCCTATATCTCCCTAGAATGGGCCCTACACCACCATGAAATACTAGACCAAGAGATAAAAATCATAACTATGGTCTGGCTAGGGAAAACAAAAACAGTCAAAACTAAATATTATACTTTTGAATTACATAAAATAAAACCCCAACTATACTTCGGCTACAATAGCAGATTAATAGCAGAACCGGAAAAAGCCCTCCTAGACACAATTTACATCAGGAAAAAACTCCCAGCAGAAACCAACATCGAACTACTAAACATTAAAAAACTAGAAAAATATGCGCAGAAATATCCTAAGAAAATCCGAGAAAAAATAAAAAAGCTTAAAATCTAGCAAGCTGAGCAAAGTATAAGAAGAACTCTAATTTAGACGTGAAGGCATAAAAGAAACAAGGATAAATATGCAATGCAAGAGTTAGAGCATCGAATGTTTTATAAGCCCTCGCAATTTACATATTGTTAAAGGAGCGGAAATTAGATGTACAGCGTGGAGATCCCGAAAAAGCTATACGAAGAAGCAAAAAAGATAGGTATAGACATCAACGAAATAGTCTTTACAATCTTAACTGAAAAACTCAAGCTAGACCCTAAAGAAATTGTAAAAGCCCGTCTAGAACTCGCAGAGAAGTTTTTAAAAGAAGCTGAACAGTACCTAGAAAAAGGTGACTCTGTACAAGCAAGCGAAAAAATTTACAAAACAGTAGAAGAGTGTATCAAGGCTCTTGCACAATACTATGACACTCCAGAGTACCGCAAAGCTCTTAAAGAGAATAGGTGGTGGATACAGCTTCTAGGAAAAACCTCTAGAAGAATAGCACGACAGCTAAACGAGCCTAAAATAGAGTACGTATGGGCTATAGCATACGACCTACATGTGTGGGGATTCCACGAAGCAAAATATGGAGTAGAAGACATTCAAGAAGACCTCAAGCATGCAGAATGGCTACTAAGCTACGCAAAACAAATAATGCTCAACCATTCCGGAATTTTAAGCCAGAATGATAATACAAAGTAATGTAGTACCCAATCTACCGCTACCATTGCAGATAACATTATAAATACACTCTAACTAACCCATTAAATAATATAGCCATAGTAAACTTTAAGGAAAAATATTTAGTTTAAGATTTTGGAAATACATAGACGATTAAGAATACACAATGCCATCAGAATACCCGCCAAGACTAAAGGTAACGCAATAAAACC encodes:
- a CDS encoding type II toxin-antitoxin system VapC family toxin encodes the protein MIIFADSSAYIAYYNKRDKNHNKAVSLVKKIKNREFGPVIIYTSDYVFDEVITAVLVITKNKDLAIKIGESIKASKITKIVKVDEEIFHRAWEIFKKHRDKFWSFTDCTSFAIMEKMNIKTAFTFDKHYKQAGFNTIP
- a CDS encoding type II toxin-antitoxin system VapC family toxin, producing MILLDTSFIIDLFKNPGKVEDYLDLIDKEGACLASISYFEIFRAKRFMGKREISYFSQLFNTYPVYTFNLLAAEKASEIWMKLERLGEMINVLDVMIGGIMLANGVGKIITRDKDFQTMSKIVDIEVIIV
- a CDS encoding antitoxin VapB family protein, which gives rise to MKTITIREDLYEKLVRLKRKGESFSDVIERLLDRPRVSIRFFAGKLKDSEALKYLEETWLEFRRRVELR
- a CDS encoding type II toxin-antitoxin system VapC family toxin, with the translated sequence MILDTSIVIEKVKKKEEINENITSITLIEYPPIKDYEKFKGKIYFINEKDQIQAIIIQTKLRELGYPTSVGDLLIASICINRNEILLTKDKDFLIIQKAEPSLKIILKELF
- a CDS encoding nucleotidyl transferase AbiEii/AbiGii toxin family protein, with translation MEELIRKAGDLGLEPENVIREAFQKLILYAIAYNNLDDYYVLQGGTALRLFYNSPRYSLDLDFTLINSIKRAVMDFEKIKNTIAKVLSYEGVNVVKRREKIFENEGFYRLFLDFDTTRLLDRRIRIKIEVYEHRYEKVVFDKKILDIDYPLATSVGIIVKKPQQLLADKISSLAGGEARGYIRWRDVFDIYWLVVKLKAGIDKNYLLQEFGSWIEKPENLEKILKKLETITREGDYSEILKELQKLLPPSLSKEDMVKEYVKVSMDILNEALMLVRR
- a CDS encoding PaREP1 family protein; the encoded protein is MYSVEIPKKLYEEAKKIGIDINEIVFTILTEKLKLDPKEIVKARLELAEKFLKEAEQYLEKGDSVQASEKIYKTVEECIKALAQYYDTPEYRKALKENRWWIQLLGKTSRRIARQLNEPKIEYVWAIAYDLHVWGFHEAKYGVEDIQEDLKHAEWLLSYAKQIMLNHSGILSQNDNTK